One Streptomyces sp. NBC_00554 DNA segment encodes these proteins:
- a CDS encoding ribose-5-phosphate isomerase has protein sequence MRVYLGSDHAGLELKNHLVEWLKAAGHEPVDCGPLIYDAQDDYPPFCLRAAERTAADPDSLGIVIGGSGNGEQIAANKVAGVRAALAWSEETASLGRQHNNANVVAVGARMHSEEEATKFVETFLNTPFSGDERHIRRINMLTAYETTGDLPPIPAHHPQGD, from the coding sequence ATGCGCGTGTATCTCGGCTCCGATCATGCCGGTCTCGAACTCAAGAACCACCTCGTCGAGTGGCTCAAGGCCGCCGGGCACGAGCCCGTCGACTGCGGGCCCCTCATCTACGACGCCCAGGACGACTACCCGCCCTTCTGCCTCCGCGCCGCGGAGCGGACAGCGGCGGACCCCGACTCCCTCGGCATCGTGATCGGCGGCTCCGGCAACGGCGAGCAGATCGCCGCGAACAAGGTGGCCGGCGTGCGTGCCGCCCTCGCCTGGAGCGAGGAGACCGCCTCCCTGGGTCGCCAGCACAACAACGCCAACGTCGTCGCCGTAGGCGCCCGCATGCACTCCGAGGAAGAGGCGACCAAGTTCGTCGAGACCTTCCTCAACACCCCGTTCTCCGGCGACGAACGCCACATCCGCCGCATCAACATGCTCACGGCCTACGAGACGACGGGCGACCTGCCGCCGATCCCGGCGCATCACCCGCAGGGCGACTAG
- a CDS encoding LPXTG cell wall anchor domain-containing protein encodes MSSRRTTIIAGSLLTASFSAVMILSYTAVADDQGPGSSEGGKAVDEAPAGVKLTTLLPEKISVDNSSQKTALTATVKNEGTKESGDIRLLVVGFDGMTVKDVKGCDAIAEGDLPEGSNSGFSCAVGNLAAGKSQSYDVDATFDLSKTGKICLPVQTSDGAKTYWQQGPVPFGTTNPSPNAPATPLLLGTDNTPVAPGGDELPSTGPVSDVLPLGAAGAALVSAGAAGLWWVRRQPQQH; translated from the coding sequence ATGAGTTCTCGTCGCACGACGATCATCGCTGGATCGCTGCTCACGGCATCTTTCTCGGCCGTGATGATCCTTTCCTACACCGCCGTGGCGGACGACCAGGGCCCGGGGAGCAGTGAGGGGGGAAAGGCGGTTGACGAGGCACCGGCGGGTGTAAAGCTGACCACGCTGCTGCCGGAGAAGATCTCCGTCGACAACAGTTCACAAAAGACGGCACTTACCGCCACGGTAAAGAACGAAGGGACCAAGGAAAGCGGCGACATCAGGCTTTTGGTGGTCGGTTTCGACGGCATGACGGTCAAAGACGTAAAGGGCTGTGACGCCATAGCCGAAGGGGATCTTCCCGAGGGATCGAACAGTGGTTTCAGTTGTGCCGTCGGCAATCTCGCGGCCGGTAAGTCGCAGTCGTACGACGTCGACGCCACCTTCGATCTGAGCAAGACCGGAAAGATCTGTCTGCCGGTGCAGACGAGCGACGGAGCGAAGACGTACTGGCAGCAGGGCCCGGTGCCGTTCGGTACGACGAACCCGTCGCCGAACGCCCCGGCCACCCCGTTGCTGCTCGGCACCGACAACACTCCGGTGGCACCGGGTGGTGACGAGTTGCCGAGCACCGGCCCCGTGAGCGATGTCCTGCCGCTCGGCGCGGCGGGCGCGGCGCTGGTCTCGGCGGGGGCGGCGGGCCTGTGGTGGGTCCGTAGGCAGCCGCAGCAGCACTGA
- a CDS encoding serine/threonine-protein kinase yields the protein MTGRYRLVESIGQGGMGRVWRAADDMLDRQVAVKEMRIDGLDPEDTRTRRERTLREARATARIDHPNVVRIYDVVDEGERLWIVMELVAGRSLEQIVVEDGPLSTREAARIGLELVVALRQVHAGGVLHRDIKPGNVLVERSGHHRVVLTDFGIAAIQDTKALTMAGMLVGSPDYMAPERVSGHPQGPPSDVWSLGATLCAALGGRSPFSRSTTLATLHAVLYEEPELPASVGDLRDILAAILEKEPSTRPGLEELEAELGQLVFPGPEPGPGPEAGRNGPGPDAGPVAEPALEEPEAAPPPVPPVHVESPTPVLLDAEFMGEVRKPEPPHDSAAEPEPEPADAPELDPVQDAIPAQRTPARKSSLDFKKPRPEPPPVPSAEAAAETPAEAPAVPDTRNTSNASSASNASTEVPSELRAEVGSTTPSVSRSAEAVTEAQFSTVPAHTAMPPGELPGPAVPAGPPGPRRSRRGLWLAAASGVVAAGVAVWLVVAVIGGPPDDNNAGSPTSSATTGPTGSASPTVEGTSRPPSLPPGAHREAGGYAWVTPKGWRRDLKTGSEVHYTSPDGKQEIAAKSSLAKGNLMDTWETSEQNARQGQGYRKIRLEETTFRGRPAIVWEYLFTLQGVGWHAQLLGFDADGKSYQINTWYQPDIEAQALQVYEQVKKTFTVL from the coding sequence GTGACGGGGCGTTATCGGCTGGTCGAGAGCATTGGGCAGGGGGGAATGGGGCGGGTGTGGCGAGCCGCCGACGACATGCTCGACCGGCAGGTCGCGGTCAAGGAAATGCGGATAGACGGACTCGATCCGGAGGACACGCGTACCCGCAGGGAACGCACCTTGCGCGAGGCCAGGGCCACGGCCAGGATCGACCACCCCAATGTCGTACGCATCTATGACGTCGTGGACGAGGGCGAGCGGCTCTGGATCGTCATGGAACTGGTCGCCGGCCGCTCGCTGGAGCAGATCGTGGTGGAGGACGGGCCGCTCAGCACCCGCGAGGCGGCCCGTATCGGACTCGAACTGGTTGTGGCGCTGCGCCAGGTGCACGCCGGGGGAGTGCTGCACCGGGACATCAAGCCGGGCAACGTGCTGGTCGAGCGGAGCGGTCACCACCGGGTCGTCCTCACCGACTTCGGCATCGCCGCGATCCAGGACACGAAGGCGCTCACCATGGCCGGGATGCTGGTCGGCTCCCCCGACTACATGGCGCCCGAACGCGTCTCCGGCCACCCGCAGGGCCCGCCGTCCGACGTGTGGTCCCTGGGCGCGACCCTCTGCGCGGCACTCGGCGGCCGTTCCCCCTTCTCCCGCTCCACCACCCTGGCCACCCTGCACGCAGTCCTGTACGAGGAGCCCGAACTCCCCGCCTCCGTGGGCGACTTGCGGGACATCCTGGCCGCCATCCTGGAGAAGGAGCCGTCCACGCGCCCCGGTCTGGAGGAACTCGAGGCGGAACTCGGACAGTTGGTGTTCCCGGGGCCGGAACCGGGACCGGGACCGGAGGCGGGACGGAACGGTCCTGGGCCGGACGCGGGACCCGTCGCCGAGCCGGCGCTCGAAGAGCCGGAAGCCGCGCCGCCACCCGTTCCACCGGTCCACGTCGAGTCGCCCACGCCCGTACTCCTGGACGCGGAGTTCATGGGGGAGGTGCGGAAGCCGGAGCCCCCGCATGATTCCGCGGCGGAGCCCGAGCCGGAACCCGCGGACGCGCCGGAACTCGACCCCGTGCAGGACGCGATACCGGCGCAGCGCACCCCGGCGCGGAAGAGTTCACTCGACTTCAAGAAGCCCCGGCCCGAGCCGCCACCGGTCCCAAGCGCCGAAGCGGCAGCGGAAACCCCGGCGGAGGCCCCCGCCGTCCCGGACACCCGGAACACGTCCAACGCGTCGAGTGCCTCCAACGCCTCCACCGAAGTCCCCTCCGAACTGCGCGCGGAGGTCGGCTCGACAACCCCCTCGGTCTCCCGCTCGGCGGAGGCGGTGACGGAGGCCCAGTTCTCGACGGTGCCCGCCCACACGGCGATGCCGCCCGGCGAACTCCCCGGCCCCGCAGTACCCGCCGGGCCCCCCGGCCCGCGCCGGAGCAGGCGCGGTCTGTGGCTGGCCGCCGCGAGCGGTGTGGTCGCGGCGGGAGTGGCCGTCTGGCTGGTCGTCGCGGTGATCGGCGGACCGCCCGACGACAACAACGCGGGCTCCCCGACGTCGTCCGCGACCACCGGCCCGACGGGCAGCGCATCGCCCACCGTCGAAGGCACCTCACGCCCGCCCAGCCTGCCCCCGGGAGCACACCGCGAGGCCGGCGGGTACGCGTGGGTGACGCCCAAGGGCTGGCGGCGGGACCTGAAGACGGGCTCGGAGGTGCACTACACCTCGCCCGACGGCAAGCAGGAGATCGCGGCCAAGTCCTCCCTCGCCAAGGGGAACCTCATGGACACCTGGGAGACCTCGGAGCAGAACGCCCGCCAGGGGCAGGGCTACCGGAAGATCCGCCTGGAGGAGACGACCTTCCGGGGCCGGCCCGCGATCGTCTGGGAGTACCTCTTCACGCTCCAAGGAGTGGGCTGGCACGCCCAGTTGCTCGGCTTCGACGCCGACGGGAAGTCGTACCAGATCAACACCTGGTACCAGCCGGACATCGAGGCCCAGGCGCTCCAGGTCTATGAGCAGGTCAAGAAGACCTTCACCGTGCTGTGA
- a CDS encoding biotin transporter BioY, whose translation MSTAAAPTRTGIRPGEVLADLLPASRVRDTALVLGGAALTGLAAQISLPVPGSPVPVTGQTFAALLVGTALGTRRGFLSLAVYALVGMAGVPWFAGGGSGTAAPSFGYILGMLLAATVVGALARRGADRSVLRTAGTMLLGEAIIYAIGVPYLALATGMSASAAIAAGLTPFLIGDALKAALAMGVLPTAWKFLNR comes from the coding sequence ATGAGCACCGCTGCCGCCCCCACCCGCACGGGCATCCGCCCCGGCGAGGTCCTCGCCGACCTGCTCCCCGCCTCCCGCGTCAGGGACACCGCCCTGGTCCTCGGCGGCGCCGCCCTCACCGGCCTCGCCGCCCAGATCTCCCTCCCCGTCCCGGGCTCCCCGGTCCCGGTGACCGGCCAGACCTTCGCGGCACTCCTGGTAGGCACCGCGCTCGGCACCCGCCGCGGCTTCCTGTCGCTCGCGGTGTACGCGCTCGTCGGCATGGCGGGCGTGCCGTGGTTCGCCGGCGGCGGCTCCGGCACCGCCGCCCCGTCCTTCGGCTACATCCTCGGCATGCTCCTGGCCGCCACCGTCGTGGGCGCCCTCGCCCGCCGCGGCGCCGACCGCTCCGTGCTGCGCACGGCGGGCACGATGCTGCTCGGCGAGGCGATCATCTACGCGATCGGCGTCCCGTACCTGGCCCTCGCCACCGGCATGTCGGCGAGCGCCGCGATCGCGGCCGGCCTGACCCCGTTCCTGATCGGCGACGCCCTGAAGGCGGCCCTGGCGATGGGCGTGCTGCCCACGGCCTGGAAGTTCCTCAACCGCTGA
- a CDS encoding GNAT family N-acetyltransferase has protein sequence MTTDVRVLQQTEWNAWYDNLVRAFGGVPESSDERGLYNVLTEYDRSIGVWDGDQVVGTAGAFSFRVTVPGGASVPAAGITMVSVAATHRRRGVLRSMMRRQLDDIRSWGEPLAVLTASEPAIYGRFGYGIATYQLNAEIETSRVQLSVPPGTDDVRLRYAAPADVLDACEAVYARLVPGRPGMLARRAGWEQVGLLDPEGERDGASPLQCVVAERDDEVVGYARYRVKPEWEPSGPRSAVVLEELEGLDPAVQGALWRFLFEIDLTSRLRTRGRPVDEAWQHMVSDIRRCNLRLRDALHVRLVDVGAALEARTYQAPVDLVFEVEDAFCPWNEGRWRLTGDAKGASCVRTEDAADLALSVRELGAAYLGGMPLASLGAAGRVRELRQGALTEASVGFSSAVAPWLPHGF, from the coding sequence ATGACGACTGACGTGCGGGTACTTCAGCAGACCGAGTGGAACGCGTGGTACGACAACCTGGTCCGCGCCTTCGGCGGAGTGCCGGAGTCGTCCGACGAGCGCGGACTTTACAACGTGCTTACAGAGTACGACCGTTCCATCGGAGTCTGGGACGGCGACCAGGTGGTGGGCACGGCGGGCGCGTTCAGCTTCCGCGTCACGGTGCCGGGCGGCGCCTCCGTACCGGCCGCGGGCATCACGATGGTGAGCGTCGCGGCCACGCACCGGCGGCGCGGGGTGCTGAGGTCCATGATGCGGCGCCAGCTGGACGACATCCGCTCGTGGGGCGAACCGCTCGCGGTGCTGACGGCGTCGGAGCCGGCGATCTACGGCCGGTTCGGCTACGGCATCGCGACGTATCAGCTCAACGCCGAGATCGAGACCAGCCGCGTACAACTGTCCGTACCGCCCGGCACCGACGACGTACGCCTGCGGTACGCGGCACCGGCCGATGTCCTCGACGCGTGCGAGGCGGTGTACGCGCGGCTGGTACCGGGGCGTCCGGGCATGCTGGCGCGGCGGGCCGGCTGGGAGCAGGTGGGGCTGCTCGACCCGGAGGGCGAGCGGGACGGCGCTTCGCCGTTGCAGTGCGTGGTCGCCGAGCGGGACGACGAGGTCGTGGGCTACGCCCGGTACCGGGTCAAGCCGGAGTGGGAACCGTCCGGGCCCAGGAGCGCGGTCGTGCTCGAGGAGCTGGAGGGTCTGGACCCGGCGGTGCAGGGCGCGCTGTGGCGGTTCCTCTTCGAGATCGACCTGACGTCCAGGCTCCGCACCCGCGGCCGGCCCGTCGACGAGGCCTGGCAGCACATGGTGTCCGACATCCGCCGCTGCAATCTGCGGCTGAGGGACGCGCTGCATGTGCGGCTCGTCGATGTCGGCGCCGCGCTGGAGGCGCGGACGTATCAGGCGCCGGTGGACCTGGTGTTCGAGGTCGAGGACGCGTTCTGCCCCTGGAACGAGGGGCGTTGGCGGCTCACGGGTGACGCGAAGGGCGCGTCCTGCGTGCGTACGGAGGACGCGGCCGATCTCGCGCTGTCCGTACGGGAGTTGGGGGCGGCGTATCTGGGTGGGATGCCCCTGGCCTCGCTGGGGGCGGCGGGCCGGGTGCGGGAGCTGCGCCAGGGTGCGCTGACGGAGGCCTCGGTGGGGTTCTCCTCGGCGGTGGCTCCGTGGCTGCCGCACGGGTTCTAG
- a CDS encoding FAD-binding oxidoreductase: MNIVDSKANQLVLRPGDAGYDEELAGFQTGFTQRPAVIHAVSSAADVAAAVRYAAAEGLPVGIQATGHGLPGEAEGGVLITTKRMDKVTVDPEARTVHVEAGVRWGQVVAAAGPYGLAPLNGSAPGVGAVSYTLSGGLGILAREFGYAADHVRALDVVTADGRLRHVTPEAEADLYWALLGGGHNFGVVTGMEIGLVPVARLYGGSVSFDGREVGPGAVLRAYERWTRTVPDGLTSSFAAVPYPDVPAIPDRLRGRYVVSVRVAYTGADGDQLVAPLREIGPVLADSLREMPYTDSHTIHSDPAFPHTYYGDSSVLRELDVDAAAGLLALAGPEAPVMCVVQINHLGGALAAPAPNSVPHREGRFLVRLLAMGDRGTAREVLDPAFERLAPWAVGRALNFAFGAGDRTEGLYGDAGTRKRLAGLKSEYDPANLFNRNYNIVG, from the coding sequence ATGAACATCGTGGACAGCAAGGCGAATCAGCTCGTCCTCCGTCCCGGCGACGCCGGGTACGACGAGGAACTCGCCGGTTTCCAGACCGGTTTCACGCAGCGGCCCGCCGTGATTCACGCCGTCTCCTCGGCCGCCGACGTGGCCGCCGCGGTGCGGTACGCCGCCGCCGAGGGCCTGCCGGTCGGCATCCAGGCCACCGGGCACGGGCTGCCCGGCGAGGCAGAGGGCGGCGTACTGATCACGACGAAGCGCATGGACAAGGTGACCGTCGACCCTGAGGCGCGCACCGTCCACGTCGAGGCGGGCGTCCGCTGGGGGCAGGTGGTCGCGGCTGCCGGGCCTTACGGGCTCGCCCCGTTGAACGGTTCGGCGCCGGGTGTGGGCGCCGTCTCGTACACGCTGAGCGGTGGACTCGGCATCCTGGCAAGGGAGTTCGGGTACGCGGCCGACCATGTGCGCGCACTGGATGTCGTGACCGCCGACGGCCGGCTCCGCCATGTCACACCGGAGGCGGAGGCGGACCTGTACTGGGCGCTGCTCGGCGGCGGCCACAACTTCGGCGTCGTGACGGGGATGGAGATCGGCCTCGTGCCGGTGGCGCGGCTGTACGGCGGCTCGGTCTCCTTCGACGGGCGCGAAGTCGGTCCGGGGGCGGTGCTGCGGGCGTACGAGCGGTGGACGCGGACCGTGCCGGACGGGCTGACCTCGTCGTTCGCGGCCGTTCCGTACCCGGACGTCCCCGCGATACCGGACCGGCTGCGGGGGCGGTACGTCGTCTCCGTACGCGTGGCCTACACGGGTGCCGACGGGGATCAACTCGTCGCCCCGCTGCGGGAGATCGGCCCGGTGCTCGCGGATTCGCTGCGCGAGATGCCGTACACGGACAGCCACACCATCCACAGCGACCCCGCCTTCCCGCATACGTACTACGGCGACAGCTCGGTGCTGCGCGAGCTGGACGTCGATGCGGCGGCCGGGCTTCTCGCCCTGGCCGGGCCGGAGGCGCCCGTGATGTGCGTCGTGCAGATCAACCACTTGGGCGGAGCGCTGGCCGCTCCGGCGCCGAACTCCGTTCCGCACCGCGAAGGGCGGTTCCTGGTGCGGCTGTTGGCGATGGGCGACCGGGGCACGGCCCGCGAGGTGCTGGATCCGGCGTTCGAGCGGCTCGCGCCGTGGGCGGTCGGGCGGGCGCTCAACTTCGCGTTCGGGGCGGGGGATCGTACGGAGGGGCTGTACGGGGACGCCGGAACGCGGAAGAGGCTCGCCGGGTTGAAGTCGGAGTACGACCCGGCGAACCTCTTCAACAGGAACTACAACATCGTCGGCTGA
- a CDS encoding Fpg/Nei family DNA glycosylase gives MPEGHTIHRLAEDYEARFAGGATRVTSPQGKFADAAALLDGTEFDTADAHGKHLFLHFGAEDWIHIHLGLFGKVNFGDAPAPPPTDTVRLRLANPTAYVDLRGPTTCALITDDEKQAIHDRLGPDPLRQDADPSAAYHRISRSRTTIAALLMDQKIIAGVGNVYRAEVLFRHGIDPYRTGRDITPAEWEAIWTDLVDLMREGVRNNRIDTVRPEHTPEAMARPPRVDDHGGEVYVYRRAHLPCHICGGEIRTADLAARNLFWCPTCQKA, from the coding sequence GTGCCCGAAGGGCACACGATTCACCGCCTGGCCGAGGACTACGAGGCCAGGTTCGCCGGCGGGGCCACCCGCGTAACCAGCCCGCAGGGCAAGTTCGCAGACGCCGCAGCCCTCCTCGACGGCACCGAATTCGACACCGCCGACGCCCACGGCAAACACCTCTTCCTGCACTTCGGCGCCGAGGACTGGATCCACATCCACCTCGGCCTCTTCGGCAAGGTCAACTTCGGCGACGCCCCCGCACCCCCGCCCACGGACACCGTCCGCCTCCGCCTCGCCAACCCCACCGCGTACGTCGACCTCCGCGGCCCCACCACCTGCGCCCTGATCACGGACGACGAGAAGCAGGCGATACACGACCGCCTGGGCCCGGACCCCCTCCGCCAGGACGCCGACCCGTCAGCCGCGTACCACCGCATCTCCCGCAGCCGTACGACGATCGCCGCCCTCCTCATGGACCAGAAGATCATCGCGGGCGTGGGCAACGTCTACCGCGCCGAAGTCCTCTTCCGGCACGGCATCGACCCGTACCGCACCGGCAGGGACATCACCCCCGCCGAGTGGGAAGCGATCTGGACCGACCTCGTGGACCTGATGCGCGAGGGCGTCCGCAACAACCGCATCGACACCGTCCGCCCGGAACACACCCCCGAGGCCATGGCCCGCCCGCCGCGCGTCGACGACCACGGCGGCGAGGTGTACGTGTACCGCAGGGCACACCTGCCCTGCCACATCTGTGGCGGCGAGATCCGCACCGCCGATCTCGCCGCCCGCAACCTCTTCTGGTGCCCGACCTGCCAGAAAGCCTGA
- a CDS encoding amino acid permease codes for MTSQPTPTKAASGPGGPGEPGGGLQAGLKNRHLSMIAIGGVIGAGLFVGSSSGIATAGPGILLSYALVGTLVVLVMRMLGEMSAANPTSGSFSAHADRALGRWAGFSIGWLYWFFWVVVLAVEATAGANILEGWIPAVPQWGWALIVMVVLTATNLVSVGSYGEFEFWFAGIKVVAISAFVVIGGLAVFGVLPGVDAEQAGLGNLTGHGGFLPNGPGAILTGVLLVVFSFMGSEIATLAAGESEDPQRAVTKSTNSIIWRVGVFYLGSIFVVVALLPWNDPSIKEQGSYVAALDSLGIAHAGQIMNFIVLTSVLSCLNSGLYTASRMAFSLGQRRDAPKVFAKTTSRGVPMAAILASVVFGFVAVFFNYAYPKTIFLFLVNSSGAVALFVWLVICFSQLRMRKIIQRESPEKLVVKMWLYPYLTWATAALIVFVLGYMLTDTEHDGRETVLLSLLVAAVVLAIAVIRQKRGAGAPYVHQVADDPRDEAPVKVG; via the coding sequence ATGACCTCGCAGCCGACCCCCACGAAGGCCGCAAGCGGCCCCGGAGGCCCCGGAGAACCCGGTGGCGGCCTCCAGGCCGGACTCAAGAACCGTCATCTGTCGATGATCGCCATCGGCGGTGTCATCGGAGCCGGGCTCTTCGTGGGCTCCAGCTCCGGTATCGCCACCGCCGGGCCCGGCATCCTCCTCTCTTATGCCTTGGTCGGGACGCTCGTCGTCCTTGTCATGCGGATGCTCGGTGAGATGTCCGCCGCGAATCCGACGTCCGGTTCGTTCTCCGCGCACGCCGACCGGGCGCTCGGGCGCTGGGCCGGGTTCTCGATCGGCTGGCTGTACTGGTTCTTCTGGGTGGTCGTGCTCGCCGTCGAGGCCACCGCCGGGGCCAATATCCTCGAAGGGTGGATCCCCGCCGTTCCCCAGTGGGGGTGGGCGCTCATCGTGATGGTCGTCCTCACCGCGACCAACCTCGTCTCCGTCGGGTCGTACGGCGAGTTCGAGTTCTGGTTCGCCGGGATCAAGGTCGTGGCGATCAGCGCGTTCGTCGTGATCGGCGGGCTCGCCGTCTTCGGTGTGCTGCCGGGTGTCGACGCCGAGCAGGCCGGACTCGGGAATCTCACCGGCCACGGCGGCTTCCTGCCCAACGGGCCCGGCGCCATCCTGACCGGTGTGCTCCTGGTCGTCTTCTCCTTCATGGGCAGTGAGATCGCGACCCTCGCCGCCGGCGAGTCCGAGGACCCGCAGCGCGCCGTCACCAAGTCCACCAACAGCATCATCTGGCGCGTCGGCGTCTTCTACCTCGGCTCGATCTTCGTGGTCGTGGCGCTGCTGCCGTGGAACGACCCGTCGATCAAGGAGCAGGGCTCGTACGTCGCCGCCCTCGACTCCCTCGGTATCGCGCACGCCGGTCAGATCATGAACTTCATCGTGCTGACCTCCGTACTGTCCTGCCTCAACTCCGGGCTCTACACGGCCTCCCGGATGGCGTTCTCGCTCGGACAGCGGCGGGACGCGCCGAAGGTGTTCGCGAAGACCACCTCGCGTGGTGTGCCGATGGCCGCGATCCTGGCGTCGGTCGTCTTCGGTTTCGTGGCCGTCTTCTTCAACTACGCGTACCCGAAGACGATCTTCCTCTTCCTGGTCAACTCGTCCGGTGCGGTCGCCCTGTTCGTCTGGCTCGTCATCTGCTTCTCGCAGCTGCGGATGCGGAAGATCATCCAGCGCGAGTCGCCGGAGAAGCTGGTCGTGAAGATGTGGCTGTACCCGTATCTGACCTGGGCGACGGCCGCGCTGATCGTGTTCGTGCTCGGCTACATGCTGACCGACACGGAGCACGACGGCCGGGAGACGGTCCTGCTGTCCCTGCTCGTCGCGGCGGTGGTGCTCGCGATCGCCGTGATCCGGCAGAAGAGGGGAGCGGGCGCGCCGTACGTCCACCAGGTGGCTGACGATCCCCGCGACGAAGCTCCGGTGAAGGTCGGCTGA